In Anabaena sphaerica FACHB-251, a genomic segment contains:
- a CDS encoding protein adenylyltransferase SelO yields the protein MTLAENPNQTNSSNSSNPLLSLNYESALESLGSDYYDEVVAEEFPQLILRWRNDAILPHLRLDPQVVKDEDFITAFGKFQGRKPFLALRYHGYQFGEYNSQLGDGRGFLYGQVRGIDGELYDFGTKGSGRTPYSRGGDGMLTLKGGVREVLAAEALHRLGVRTSRCLSMIETGLGLWRGDEPSPTRSSVMIRMSKSHIRFGTFERLHYLKRPDLTQKLLDHVIEQYYQNLKDENDKYALFYAELVKRVAELVAQWMAAGFCHAVLNTDNMSITGESFDYGPYAFIPTYDLYFTAAYFDYYRRYCYGQQPSICHLNLEMLQEPLKVIIDIGDLQSGLARFAEYYQAEYRNLMLKKLGFEDLQFAEADDLLELTIAFLKDSQIGYHQFFSDLARTFTIKWRDEPAFVMNDSEIVPTVGASTLFDNWCVLFHKVLNNFDPNQMEIISRNLAKYNPQANLLRPVIESIWEPIVQEDNWQPFYDLVHKFR from the coding sequence ATGACACTTGCTGAAAATCCCAACCAAACCAATTCTAGTAATTCTAGTAATCCTTTACTATCTCTCAACTACGAAAGCGCCTTAGAATCTCTAGGTAGTGACTATTATGATGAAGTTGTCGCCGAGGAATTTCCTCAACTTATACTGCGTTGGCGTAATGATGCAATATTACCGCATTTAAGACTTGATCCTCAAGTAGTCAAAGATGAAGATTTTATCACGGCTTTTGGTAAATTCCAAGGAAGAAAACCTTTTTTAGCCCTGCGTTATCACGGTTATCAATTTGGTGAATATAACTCCCAGTTGGGTGATGGTAGAGGTTTTTTGTATGGACAAGTAAGAGGAATTGATGGCGAATTATACGACTTTGGGACAAAAGGATCAGGGAGAACACCTTACTCCCGTGGTGGTGACGGTATGCTTACTCTCAAAGGTGGAGTACGGGAAGTTCTTGCAGCAGAAGCCCTACACCGCTTAGGGGTGAGAACTTCTCGCTGTTTGAGTATGATTGAAACCGGTTTAGGTTTATGGCGTGGAGATGAACCTTCTCCAACTCGTTCATCAGTAATGATACGGATGAGTAAATCTCATATCCGGTTTGGAACTTTTGAGAGACTGCACTATTTAAAACGTCCTGATTTAACTCAAAAGTTGTTAGATCATGTGATTGAGCAATATTACCAAAACCTCAAAGATGAAAATGATAAATATGCTCTTTTTTATGCAGAATTAGTGAAGCGAGTAGCGGAATTAGTAGCGCAGTGGATGGCGGCTGGTTTTTGTCATGCAGTTTTGAATACTGATAATATGTCAATTACAGGGGAAAGTTTTGACTATGGACCATATGCTTTTATTCCTACTTATGATTTATACTTTACTGCTGCATACTTCGACTATTATCGACGCTATTGTTACGGTCAGCAACCAAGCATTTGCCATTTGAATTTAGAAATGCTGCAAGAACCTTTAAAAGTAATAATTGATATTGGTGATTTACAAAGTGGTTTAGCTAGGTTTGCCGAATATTATCAGGCTGAATATCGGAATTTGATGTTGAAAAAGTTGGGTTTTGAGGATTTGCAATTTGCGGAAGCTGATGATTTATTAGAATTAACAATAGCCTTTTTAAAAGATAGTCAAATTGGTTATCATCAATTTTTCTCTGATCTAGCTCGCACCTTTACAATTAAATGGCGTGATGAACCAGCTTTTGTGATGAATGATTCTGAGATTGTACCCACTGTGGGAGCATCCACACTGTTTGATAATTGGTGTGTGCTTTTTCATAAAGTTCTCAATAATTTCGACCCCAATCAAATGGAGATAATTTCCCGAAATCTAGCTAAATATAATCCCCAAGCTAATTTATTAAGGCCTGTGATTGAATCAATTTGGGAACCAATTGTTCAAGAAGATAATTGGCAACCTTTTTATGATTTAGTTCATAAATTTCGGTAA
- a CDS encoding GNAT family N-acetyltransferase: MKSELPLITTNRLLLRVAIPEDIPQIIQYFTINKAYLTPFFPTWVDGFFTAEYWQYQIEQYHLELIHDCALRLFIYHQINPKEIIGVVNFSSFVRGAASFCNVGYSLAEAAQGYGYMTEALKAGTEYIFQELNFHRIMANYMPHNRRSGNVLKRLGFVIEGYARDYLLINGKWEDHMLTSLTNHNWKP; encoded by the coding sequence ATGAAATCAGAACTGCCACTAATCACAACCAATCGTCTGTTATTAAGAGTGGCGATTCCAGAAGATATACCACAAATTATCCAATATTTTACTATTAATAAAGCCTATCTTACCCCATTTTTTCCCACTTGGGTTGATGGTTTTTTCACAGCAGAATATTGGCAATATCAAATTGAACAATATCATCTGGAATTAATTCACGACTGCGCCTTAAGATTATTTATATATCACCAAATCAACCCCAAGGAAATTATTGGTGTTGTCAATTTTAGTAGTTTTGTGCGCGGAGCCGCTAGTTTTTGTAATGTTGGATATAGCCTAGCAGAAGCAGCACAAGGTTATGGTTACATGACAGAAGCTTTAAAAGCCGGCACTGAATATATATTTCAAGAATTAAATTTTCACCGCATCATGGCCAATTATATGCCTCATAATCGCCGCAGTGGTAATGTATTAAAAAGACTGGGTTTTGTAATTGAAGGATATGCTAGAGACTATTTATTAATTAATGGTAAATGGGAAGATCACATGCTCACTAGTTTGACTAATCATAACTGGAAACCTTAG
- the bioB gene encoding biotin synthase BioB encodes MVGIRYDWQQDEILAIYNTPFLELIYQAASVHRQFHNPKQIQVCKLISIKTGGCSEDCSYCAQSSRYKTEVKPEALLEKETVLKIAQKAKETGVSRVCMGAAWREVRDNSQFEEVLDMVKDVTSMGLEVCCTLGMLSANQAKRLEDAGLYAYNHNLDTSQEYYSTVITTRTYGDRLQTIDNVRQTNVTVCSGGILGLGESVADRVGMLYTLSNLQPHPESVPINILSQVPGTPLADQPEVPIWEVVRMIATARIIMPNSDVRLSAGRAKLSQVEQALCFMAGANSIFSSDDNKMLTVTTPCPDYDADREMLNLLGLEMRPPFQKQEKTPAAVTV; translated from the coding sequence ATGGTGGGAATACGCTACGATTGGCAGCAAGATGAAATTTTGGCAATATATAATACACCATTTCTAGAGCTTATTTATCAAGCTGCTAGTGTGCATCGCCAATTTCATAACCCAAAACAAATACAAGTTTGTAAGCTGATCTCTATTAAAACAGGTGGTTGTTCCGAAGATTGTAGTTACTGCGCTCAATCTTCTCGGTATAAAACAGAGGTAAAGCCGGAAGCACTGTTAGAAAAAGAAACGGTGCTGAAGATTGCTCAGAAAGCGAAAGAAACCGGTGTAAGTCGGGTTTGTATGGGTGCTGCTTGGCGGGAAGTGCGGGATAATTCCCAGTTTGAGGAAGTCCTGGATATGGTAAAGGATGTTACCTCCATGGGTTTAGAGGTTTGCTGCACTTTGGGAATGTTAAGTGCAAATCAAGCTAAACGGTTAGAAGATGCGGGACTGTATGCTTATAATCATAACTTGGATACTTCCCAGGAATATTACAGCACTGTAATTACTACTCGCACTTATGGCGATCGCTTGCAAACAATTGACAATGTGCGCCAAACTAATGTGACTGTCTGCTCTGGTGGTATTCTCGGTTTGGGTGAAAGCGTCGCAGATCGGGTAGGAATGTTATACACTCTCTCCAATTTACAACCCCATCCAGAATCTGTACCGATTAATATTCTCTCACAAGTTCCCGGTACACCTTTGGCAGATCAGCCGGAAGTACCAATTTGGGAAGTGGTGCGGATGATTGCTACCGCTAGAATTATTATGCCTAATTCGGATGTGCGGTTGAGTGCTGGTAGGGCGAAACTTTCCCAAGTTGAACAAGCTTTATGCTTTATGGCTGGAGCTAATTCCATCTTTTCCAGCGATGATAACAAAATGTTAACGGTGACAACTCCCTGTCCTGATTATGATGCAGACCGGGAAATGTTGAATTTGCTGGGTTTGGAAATGCGTCCACCTTTTCAAAAGCAGGAAAAAACACCTGCTGCTGTGACTGTTTAG
- the petL gene encoding cytochrome b6-f complex subunit PetL yields MAVVEYIVFLGVFMGISVGLLFGLRSAKII; encoded by the coding sequence ATGGCTGTAGTTGAATACATTGTATTTTTAGGCGTGTTTATGGGTATCTCCGTAGGTTTATTATTTGGTCTGCGTTCTGCCAAGATCATTTAA
- the aroB gene encoding 3-dehydroquinate synthase has product MSSVIKVDIPEKSYEISVAPGSLDQLGEQMASLKLGKKVLLVSNPMIFKHYGERAIASLQNAGFEVVSYNLPPGERYKTLNSIQKIYDIALENRLERSSTMVALGGGVVGDMTGFAAATWLRGINVVQIPTSLLAMVDSAIGGKTGVNHPHGKNLIGAFHQPSLVLIDPEVLKTLPAREFRAGMAEVIKYGVIWDAELFTQLEASKHLDQLRYLKSDLINYILTHSCQGKAEVVSKDEKESGLRAILNYGHTIGHAVESLTNYRLLKHGEAVGIGMVAAGEIAVKLGLWQKADAERQNALIKKSGLPTQLPADLDIETIIDALQLDKKVKSGKVRFVLPTQIGEVKVTDEVPTDTIRQVLQEMAS; this is encoded by the coding sequence ATGAGTTCTGTAATTAAAGTAGATATACCAGAAAAGTCTTATGAGATAAGTGTTGCGCCTGGGAGTTTGGATCAACTAGGTGAACAGATGGCGAGTTTGAAACTAGGTAAGAAGGTGTTGCTAGTTTCTAACCCGATGATATTTAAACATTATGGCGAAAGAGCGATCGCATCCTTACAAAATGCCGGTTTTGAAGTTGTCAGCTACAACCTTCCACCAGGTGAACGCTACAAAACCCTGAACTCCATCCAAAAAATTTATGATATCGCCCTGGAAAATCGTCTAGAACGTTCCTCCACAATGGTAGCTTTAGGGGGAGGTGTAGTTGGTGATATGACTGGGTTTGCTGCTGCTACATGGTTAAGAGGAATTAACGTTGTCCAAATTCCTACCAGCCTCTTAGCAATGGTAGATTCGGCTATTGGTGGTAAAACCGGGGTAAATCATCCCCACGGTAAAAATTTAATTGGTGCGTTCCATCAACCCAGTTTAGTCTTGATTGATCCAGAAGTCTTAAAAACCTTACCAGCGCGGGAATTTAGAGCGGGAATGGCGGAAGTGATCAAGTACGGCGTAATTTGGGACGCTGAATTGTTTACTCAATTGGAAGCAAGTAAACACCTTGACCAACTCCGCTATCTAAAATCCGACCTGATAAATTACATATTAACTCATTCTTGTCAAGGGAAAGCAGAAGTTGTCAGCAAAGATGAAAAAGAATCTGGACTGCGGGCAATTCTTAACTATGGTCATACTATCGGTCATGCTGTGGAAAGCTTAACCAATTATCGTCTGTTGAAACACGGTGAAGCTGTGGGCATTGGTATGGTAGCAGCTGGTGAAATCGCTGTGAAATTAGGGCTTTGGCAGAAAGCAGATGCAGAACGTCAAAATGCGCTGATTAAAAAATCTGGTTTACCGACACAATTACCAGCAGATTTAGATATTGAAACGATTATTGATGCTTTGCAATTAGATAAAAAGGTCAAATCTGGGAAAGTGCGGTTTGTGTTACCAACCCAAATTGGTGAAGTGAAAGTAACAGACGAAGTACCAACAGATACTATTAGGCAGGTATTACAGGAAATGGCAAGTTAG